A portion of the Pedobacter cryoconitis genome contains these proteins:
- a CDS encoding UvrD-helicase domain-containing protein, with the protein MIGIASDSLIPINEDFKISAGPGAGKTHWLVNHIKNVLQHSDKLGSYKKIACITYTNVAVDTIVKRLDFVADRVEVSTIHGFLYKHIIRPYMAFIADYYGFNVKKMDGHDDHNISRGRIVDWIKRHPNVSSLRHPYTVNQLTQLNQNLIAIGNWLQSLGYKLEESGIAISIDNGKAFHLETGSRVNLSKTNCLDKLATDLFGYKKTFWEKGILHHDDVLYFTFLLLKKFPFILTVLRAKFPYFFIDEFQDTSPIQTEIVKMISTTGTVIGVIGDRAQSIFSFQGANPDLFTGFSTPSMVNYLIKDNRRSSNQVVGLLNRIRTDIKQDPVRNVDGASVKILVGSVEDAFNHVIEVCAGEEFVSLSRDNTTSNILRRQSNSGLLAINLLDAWNIKDSNGDRRNTALRSMKALELGRQKRFKESIQEMSKNYYSIKDRNEQKKVALAKISLLLSSYSNFRGQPLFAFYELVKSAVDISLSGMRAGAIKDFYDSYTYDQVADFINIPEDDSWSRTIHKAKGDEFDNVLMVINHESNLSFLLNPNLSSEEQRVYYVGASRSRERLFINVPTLAAANEISLSPLADILHLTT; encoded by the coding sequence ATGATCGGCATAGCTTCAGATTCCTTAATTCCGATTAACGAAGATTTTAAGATTTCAGCCGGCCCAGGAGCTGGTAAGACCCATTGGCTTGTAAATCATATCAAAAATGTTTTGCAGCACTCAGATAAACTTGGATCCTATAAAAAAATTGCCTGTATCACTTATACCAATGTTGCGGTTGACACTATTGTGAAACGTTTGGATTTCGTTGCGGATCGCGTTGAGGTCAGTACGATACATGGCTTTTTATATAAGCACATAATTAGACCATATATGGCCTTTATTGCAGACTATTATGGGTTCAATGTTAAAAAAATGGATGGGCATGATGATCACAACATTAGTAGAGGCAGAATTGTAGACTGGATAAAGAGACATCCTAATGTTTCGAGCCTGAGACATCCCTATACAGTCAACCAGCTAACACAACTAAATCAAAATCTAATTGCCATAGGAAATTGGCTGCAGTCGTTAGGGTATAAACTTGAAGAAAGTGGTATAGCAATATCAATTGATAACGGCAAGGCATTTCACCTTGAAACTGGCAGTAGAGTGAATCTTTCCAAAACCAATTGCCTGGACAAACTCGCTACTGATCTTTTTGGGTATAAAAAAACATTTTGGGAGAAGGGAATACTGCATCATGATGATGTTCTGTATTTCACATTTTTGTTACTTAAAAAGTTTCCTTTTATACTTACTGTTCTAAGGGCGAAGTTTCCGTACTTTTTCATAGATGAATTTCAGGATACTAGTCCAATTCAGACGGAGATCGTTAAGATGATAAGTACAACAGGTACTGTGATTGGCGTTATCGGAGATCGTGCGCAATCAATTTTCAGCTTTCAAGGTGCTAATCCAGATCTTTTTACTGGCTTCTCAACGCCAAGCATGGTAAACTATTTGATTAAGGATAATCGCAGAAGCTCTAACCAAGTGGTTGGCCTGCTGAATAGGATCAGAACAGATATAAAGCAGGATCCAGTTCGAAATGTAGATGGTGCGTCAGTAAAAATACTTGTTGGCAGCGTTGAAGATGCATTTAATCACGTAATTGAGGTTTGTGCTGGTGAAGAATTTGTGTCACTCAGTCGCGATAACACCACATCGAACATACTGCGAAGGCAGTCGAACAGTGGCTTGCTCGCGATTAACTTGTTGGATGCATGGAATATAAAAGATAGTAATGGCGATAGGAGAAATACAGCATTAAGGAGCATGAAGGCTCTTGAATTGGGCAGACAGAAGAGATTTAAGGAATCGATCCAGGAGATGTCTAAAAACTACTATTCAATCAAGGATCGAAATGAACAAAAAAAAGTTGCCTTAGCTAAAATTAGCTTACTGCTCTCTAGTTACAGTAATTTTAGAGGCCAGCCCCTTTTCGCGTTTTATGAACTTGTTAAATCAGCAGTAGACATTAGTTTAAGTGGGATGAGGGCTGGCGCGATTAAAGACTTTTATGACAGCTATACTTATGATCAGGTAGCAGATTTTATTAATATTCCGGAGGATGATTCATGGAGCAGGACGATACATAAGGCAAAGGGCGATGAATTCGATAATGTATTGATGGTGATTAACCATGAAAGTAATCTGTCATTTTTATTAAACCCCAATTTAAGTAGTGAAGAACAAAGGGTTTATTATGTTGGAGCAAGCCGATCAAGGGAGCGTTTATTTATTAATGTTCCAACATTGGCAGCGGCAAATGAAATCTCTTTATCGCCTTTAGCGGATATTTTGCACTTGACAACTTGA
- a CDS encoding HEPN-associated N-terminal domain-containing protein, producing MEQAMEYWSRGLSSVPDKKVCASHVDDYAISRFIKRNGEKDKCDYCGRQKNVVDLDALMEFLTDALTHFYTDPANFMSYVSAEGGYLGDYDGPWEMLENLGLSVEDDQLQDDIFNSLDHSSAWADEGVARSDFKYEGWLHFKHIVKHQSRFLFNSADSLRVGGRAISVASFLMELAIDIRKQRMLTIVEAGTPIYRCRQHINIDDVTEARHICSPDIKYATFPNRMSPAGVSMFYGAFDPKISKLETLQIDDVSRPYFTLAEFCPKDNLKLIDLSKIPYVSAFDQDRWELFDKVQFLHKFLDDFAKPIAHDGLQHIEYVPTQVITEYFRFAFAKTPDGKIDGIIYPSSKNRRLNACVLFFDHYESLDQLDFKESKIITEALTSLVL from the coding sequence ATGGAACAAGCGATGGAATACTGGTCACGAGGCTTATCCAGTGTGCCTGATAAAAAGGTTTGCGCTTCGCATGTTGATGACTACGCCATTTCACGCTTCATTAAACGTAATGGAGAAAAGGATAAATGTGATTATTGTGGCAGACAGAAGAACGTTGTCGACCTGGATGCGTTAATGGAGTTTTTAACTGATGCATTGACCCACTTTTATACCGACCCAGCCAATTTTATGTCTTATGTATCAGCCGAAGGAGGTTATTTGGGGGATTATGATGGACCATGGGAAATGCTGGAGAACCTGGGCCTTTCTGTAGAAGATGATCAATTACAGGATGATATTTTCAATAGCCTTGACCATTCTAGTGCATGGGCAGATGAAGGAGTGGCACGGTCAGACTTTAAATACGAAGGGTGGCTCCACTTTAAACATATCGTAAAACATCAATCTCGGTTTTTGTTCAATTCTGCAGATAGTCTTAGGGTGGGAGGCAGAGCGATAAGTGTGGCAAGTTTTTTAATGGAGTTGGCAATTGACATACGTAAACAACGAATGTTGACTATAGTTGAAGCAGGCACACCAATCTACAGATGTCGCCAACACATTAATATAGATGATGTTACTGAAGCTAGGCACATCTGTTCTCCTGATATAAAATATGCTACTTTTCCAAATAGAATGAGCCCAGCAGGAGTGTCGATGTTTTATGGTGCTTTTGATCCTAAAATATCGAAGTTGGAAACTTTGCAGATTGACGATGTATCCCGGCCATACTTTACACTAGCGGAGTTTTGTCCGAAAGATAACCTTAAGTTGATCGATTTGAGTAAAATCCCCTATGTAAGTGCTTTTGATCAAGATAGGTGGGAGTTGTTCGATAAAGTTCAGTTTTTGCACAAATTTTTAGATGATTTTGCAAAACCCATTGCACATGACGGACTCCAGCATATCGAATACGTGCCGACGCAGGTAATTACAGAGTATTTCAGGTTTGCTTTTGCAAAGACACCCGATGGAAAAATTGATGGCATCATTTATCCATCATCAAAAAATAGGAGATTAAATGCATGTGTGCTTTTTTTTGACCACTACGAAAGCCTTGATCAGTTAGACTTTAAAGAATCAAAGATAATAACTGAGGCATTAACTTCTTTAGTACTTTAA
- a CDS encoding putative phage abortive infection protein → MDLHIKYAPFTGHESRLAHYYRHLFSTVKFVVKKQKKGIFDYRKAREYLKILRAQMSNDEQILLYHNYISGLGEDWEKTSNRFLSKYRMLHNLPIHKIKFVEAPRKHFQKRIWEIKSETHGKDPIFEWGDEG, encoded by the coding sequence ATTGATCTGCACATAAAGTACGCTCCATTTACAGGCCATGAGTCTAGGTTAGCTCATTACTACAGGCATTTGTTTAGTACCGTAAAATTTGTTGTCAAAAAACAGAAAAAAGGCATTTTTGACTATCGAAAAGCTAGAGAATATCTTAAAATACTTCGTGCACAGATGTCAAACGATGAACAGATATTACTTTACCACAACTATATTTCAGGATTAGGTGAAGATTGGGAGAAAACGAGTAACAGATTTCTTTCTAAATATCGCATGTTGCACAATTTACCGATACATAAAATTAAGTTTGTTGAAGCCCCTCGTAAACATTTTCAAAAAAGAATTTGGGAAATCAAAAGTGAAACTCACGGAAAAGATCCAATATTTGAGTGGGGTGATGAAGGCTAG
- a CDS encoding ATP-dependent nuclease, which translates to MYISKITLNGFRNFPENEILFNDGINVIIGHNNAGKTSLLRAIGLLISSEDSRRLEVDDFSKDFSLADLQANPPSVTISLDIVQSVNEDLASDDLVTVANWLTKLEAPYEAKLTYRFYLPVEKFIDYKEELVHATTKDQAWSMIKHEFLRFYTYKIFGGDPTLQVVADSESLNKFDFQFLNAIRDVERDMFTGRNTMLRDVLDFFMDYEIKSASETEKSLTEKQKEIKDLKKIFSSNADALIGELQRRMHAGKEHILAYAHQTGATFNNAKPDFDGAISDVDMYSALRLIIGYDALDIKIPASHNGLGYNNLIFMSLLLAKMQVNSDGNYLGSNAKIFPVLAIEEPEAHLHPAMQYKFLKFLKENKDKRKVRQIFVTTHSTQITSAVSLDEIICLHNEKGVVSVGYPGKTFPDTAEGRTAKAYVQRFLDATRSDMLFAQNIVFVEGLAEQVLLPTLAKYCGKNLEDYHTAIIPVGGRFFDYFLYMFDANKPFTAPKQIVCLKDRDPERKRLSGGSFTSCYPYEMDLDSANYQYKNHIDDKCTLYATHGNIRFFGQNHEKGKTFEYELCLENLENNILFTERLQNRDELINLSELYKGGVSIDLMYDELRKSDENDRVEKSLKAQITTSWSDDDKKKAICASRYLNSVGKGENALELANILEQNLMLPEHAPADDDVTNPTPLKQKFVVPKYIFDSLTHLCV; encoded by the coding sequence ATGTACATTTCTAAAATAACCTTAAATGGGTTTCGTAATTTTCCTGAAAATGAAATTCTTTTCAACGATGGAATCAATGTGATTATTGGTCACAACAATGCCGGAAAGACAAGTTTACTAAGAGCAATAGGCTTGTTGATTAGTAGTGAAGATTCCCGTAGACTTGAAGTAGATGATTTTTCAAAAGATTTTTCTCTAGCTGACCTACAGGCCAATCCTCCATCTGTCACGATTTCACTTGATATTGTTCAGAGTGTGAATGAGGACTTAGCGAGTGATGATCTGGTAACGGTTGCCAATTGGCTTACAAAGCTGGAAGCCCCCTACGAGGCAAAGCTGACTTATAGATTTTATCTTCCTGTTGAGAAATTTATTGACTATAAAGAAGAGCTTGTCCATGCGACCACTAAGGATCAAGCTTGGTCGATGATCAAGCATGAATTTTTGCGTTTTTACACATATAAAATTTTTGGTGGTGACCCAACTTTGCAGGTTGTTGCTGATAGTGAATCACTCAATAAATTCGATTTTCAGTTTTTGAATGCAATACGAGATGTGGAACGGGACATGTTTACTGGTAGAAATACAATGCTGAGAGATGTGCTTGATTTCTTTATGGATTATGAAATCAAATCTGCTAGTGAAACAGAAAAAAGTTTGACCGAGAAGCAAAAAGAGATTAAAGATTTAAAGAAAATTTTCTCTTCAAATGCAGATGCTTTGATAGGTGAATTACAACGAAGAATGCACGCTGGTAAAGAGCACATTCTAGCTTATGCCCACCAAACGGGTGCAACTTTTAACAATGCAAAGCCAGATTTTGACGGCGCAATTTCTGACGTTGACATGTATTCCGCCTTGAGATTAATAATAGGCTATGATGCATTGGATATCAAAATTCCAGCTTCCCATAATGGATTAGGATATAACAACTTAATCTTTATGTCTTTGTTGCTGGCCAAAATGCAGGTAAATTCTGACGGAAATTATTTAGGGAGTAACGCAAAGATATTTCCTGTTTTGGCAATCGAGGAGCCGGAAGCACATTTGCACCCAGCTATGCAATATAAGTTTCTCAAATTTTTAAAAGAAAATAAAGACAAGAGAAAAGTAAGGCAAATATTTGTTACGACTCATTCTACTCAAATAACTTCGGCCGTTTCTTTGGATGAGATTATCTGTTTACATAATGAAAAAGGTGTTGTATCCGTTGGTTACCCAGGTAAGACTTTTCCTGATACCGCTGAAGGTAGGACAGCGAAAGCCTACGTGCAACGATTTTTAGATGCAACAAGGTCTGACATGCTCTTCGCCCAGAATATTGTATTTGTAGAGGGGCTTGCTGAACAAGTACTTCTGCCTACACTTGCAAAGTATTGTGGGAAGAATTTAGAGGACTATCATACCGCAATAATTCCGGTGGGTGGTCGTTTCTTCGACTACTTTTTATACATGTTTGATGCGAATAAACCTTTTACCGCGCCAAAGCAAATTGTTTGTTTGAAAGACAGGGATCCCGAGCGTAAAAGGCTCTCAGGTGGGAGTTTCACAAGTTGCTACCCCTATGAAATGGATTTAGATTCTGCCAACTATCAATATAAAAATCATATTGATGATAAATGTACATTATATGCAACCCATGGTAATATCCGCTTTTTTGGGCAGAATCACGAAAAAGGTAAAACATTCGAGTATGAACTCTGTCTGGAAAATTTAGAAAACAACATTTTATTTACGGAAAGGCTACAAAATAGAGATGAGCTAATCAATTTATCAGAGCTATACAAAGGTGGCGTTTCAATTGATTTAATGTATGATGAGTTGCGAAAAAGTGATGAAAACGATCGTGTCGAAAAATCGCTAAAAGCACAAATAACCACAAGTTGGTCGGATGATGATAAAAAGAAAGCTATTTGTGCATCAAGGTATCTGAATTCAGTAGGAAAAGGAGAAAATGCATTAGAACTTGCAAATATTCTTGAACAAAATCTAATGCTTCCTGAACATGCTCCAGCTGATGATGATGTAACCAACCCAACTCCGTTAAAGCAGAAATTTGTCGTGCCTAAATATATTTTTGACAGTCTAACACACCTTTGCGTATGA